One Cydia pomonella isolate Wapato2018A chromosome 14, ilCydPomo1, whole genome shotgun sequence DNA segment encodes these proteins:
- the LOC133525319 gene encoding uncharacterized protein LOC133525319: protein MEFFDKYESVLDEGKFTAQQIYNVDETGLSTVHKPPKVLALKGKHQVGAVTSGERGLNTTCICCMNAAGEFIPPMLIFKRKRMTDDLKRGGPPNTVYSCSDSGWITSELFVDWLKHFIKSVRLEKSKERQILLILDGHSTHTKNLEAINLARDYGIVMLSLPPHTTHKLQPLDRSFFKPLKQNFNAACTSWMRNHPDCVIKQANISELLGMSYRRAVCMETAIHGFESCGLWPCNRFKIRDDEYVILNEDCEEQQNVGSSVSSHLAVEQQNLEPDQPATLTSNAKPNAAQENHTPAPLNPDGKEISKLGF, encoded by the coding sequence ATGGAGTTTTTTGATAAGTACGAATCTGTTCTTGATGAAGGAAAATTTACAGCCCAGCAAATTTACAACGTTGATGAGACCGGCTTGAGTACTGTGCATAAGCCTCCAAAAGTATTAGCTCTTAAGGGCAAACATCAAGTTGGTGCTGTTACAAGTGGAGAGCGGGGTTTAAACACAACATGCATCTGCTGTATGAACGCTGCTGGAGAATTCATTCCACCTATGCTGATTTTTAAACGCAAAAGAATGACAGATGATCTTAAAAGAGGAGGACCACCAAATACAGTGTACAGTTGCTCTGATAGTGGATGGATAACTTCTGAGTTATTCGTTGATTGGCTGAAGCATTTTATCAAGTCTGTAAGGCTAGAAAAATCTAAAGAAAGGCAGATCCTTCTCATTTTAGATGGACATTCGACGCATACCAAAAACTTAGAGGCTATCAATCTCGCACGTGACTATGGTATTGTAATGCTGTCCTTGCCACCTCACACCACCCATAAGCTTCAACCGTTGGACCGATCGTTTTTCAAACCTCTGAAGCAAAATTTCAACGCGGCTTGTACATCATGGATGAGAAATCACCCTGACTGCGTAATAAAGCAGGCAAACATATCAGAGCTTTTGGGGATGTCATACCGTCGAGCTGTTTGCATGGAAACAGCTATACACGGATTTGAATCTTGTGGACTATGGCCTTGTAATCGGTTCAAAATCAGAGATGACGAATATGTTATATTGAACGAGGATTGTGAGGAGCAACAAAATGTAGGTTCATCAGTTAGCTCCCATTTGGCTGTGGAACAACAAAACCTTGAACCGGATCAGCCAGCAACATTGACGTCAAACGCTAAACCAAATGCTGCACAAGAAAACCATACTCCGGCACCTTTGAATCCAGATGGTAAGGAGATTTCAAAGTTAGGTTTTTAG